The DNA region AGCCCAGCGCCGCCCGGACCGCCGCCGCCACCTCCCCGGCCCGCCCGGCGGTGAGCGGACGGCCCGCCGGATCGGTCAGGTAGAAGGAGTCGACGGCCTCCGCCCCCAGCGTGGAGACGTGCGCGGTGCGCACCCGGACGCCCGCCCCGTCCAGCGCCCGGCCGATCCGGTGCAGCAGCCCGGGGGCGTCGTGCGCGCGGACCTCCAGCACGGTCGCGGTCGCCGAGGCCACCGCGGGCGCCACCGCGACCAACGGCGGCGGGGTGGGGATGCCCTTGCGGCGCGGGGCGGCGGCGTCCCGTTCGGCGAGGCGGCGGGAGACGTCCAGCGAGCCGTCCAGCGCCCGGCGCAGGTCGGCCCGCAGCCGGGCCGCCTCCGGCAGCTCGCCGAACTCGGCGGCCACCCGCCAGGACAGCAGCAGCACCGGGCCCGCCCCGATCGGGTCCAGCTCGCGCAGGCCGGCCGAGCGGACGGTCAGCCGGTGCAGCGCCAGCACCCCGGCGACCGTGCCGAGCAGCCCGGGCCGGTCCGGGACGGCCAGGGTCAGCTCGACGCCCATCGGCTCGACGCCCGGGTCCGCCCCCTCGGCCTGGGCCAGCAGCGACAGCGCGGGAGCACCGGTGCGCGCGGCCTCGACCGCGAGCCGCTCCTGCTCGGCGCTCGGCGCGGCTTCCACCGGCGCGCCCCCTCCTCCGGCCAGCTGCGCGGCGGCCCGTGCCACCAGGCCCTCCACCAGCGAGGCCCGCCAGCTGCTCCACGCCGCCGGGCCGGTGGCCAGCGCGTCCGCCTCGGTGAGCGCGTGCAGCAGCTCCAGCTCCGGCAGGGTGCCGACCGCCTTGGTGATCGTCTCGACGGTGGCCGGGTCGTCCGGGTCGCGCCGGGTCGCGGTGTCGACCAGGGTCAGGTGGTGGCGGACCAGCACCGCCAGGGTCTCGGCGTCCTCGGCCGGGAAGCCCATCCGCGCGGCCAGGTCGCGGACGATCACCTCACCGGCCTCGCTGTGGTCGCCGGGCCAGCCCTTGCCGATGTCGTGCAGCAGCGCGGCGACCAGCAGGAGGTCCGGCCGGGCCACCCGGCGGGTCATCGCGGCGGCCCGGACGGCCGTCTCCACCAGGTGCCGGTCCACCGTCCAGCGGTGCACCGCGTTGCGCTGCGGACGGCAGCGCACCCGCTCCCAGTCCGGCAGCAGCCTGGTGACCAGGCCCTCCGCCTCCAGCGCCTCCCAGACCGGGACGGCCGCCTCGCCCGCCCCCAGCAGGGTGACCAGTTGCTCGCGCGCCTCGTCCGGCCAGGGCACCGGCAGTGGCCGGCACTCGGCGGCGAGCCGGCGCACCGTCGCGTACGAGACGGTCAGCCCGTTCTGCGCGGCGGCGGCCGCGGCGCGCAGCGGCAGCACCGGGTCGGCGGCCGGGCGGGCGGCCTGGGCGAGCACCGCCTCGCCGTCCTGCTCGACCACGCCCTCGGCGAGCGGGCGGCGCGCCACCGCGCCCCGGGCGACCGCGCCGGTGCCGCGCCCGGCGCCGGTGAACCGGAAGACCGGCCGGCCCGTGCGGCGGCCCCGGCCGGACCGGGCGGCGAGCACCCGGTCCACCGCCCGCCAGGTGACGTCGCTCGCGTAGGCGATGGTCCGGGCGGCCTCGTAGACCTGGCGCAGCAGGGTGTCGGCGTCCAGCACGCCGAGCCGCTCGGCGACCTGGTCCTGGTCCTGGAGGCTGAGCCGCTCGGTGGCCCGGCCGGTGGCCAGGTGCAGCGCGTCGCGGACGTCGGCGAGCCGCAGCGCGGCGGCGTCCAGGCCGTCCCGGGGCGCGTCGGCGAGCCAGGTGGCGGCGACGGCGTCGAGCGCGACCAGGTCGCGCAGGCCGCCGCGGGCCTCCTTCAGGTCGGGCTCCAGCAGGAAGGACAGCTCACCGTGCCGGTCGGCCCGCTCCCGGCCCAGCTCGCGGAGCTCGGGCAGGCGCGCGGGGGCGCTCGCGCGCCAGTCGGTGAGCACCGCGGAGCGCAGCGCGGCGGTGAGCGCCGCGTCCCCGGCGAGGTGGCGGGCGTCCAGCAGGCCGAGCTGGGCCTTGAGGTCGGCGGCGGCCACCGCCCGGGCCTCGGCGGGGGTGCGCACCGAGTGGTCGAGCTTGGCGCCCGCGTCCCAGACCGGGTACCAGATCCGCTCGGGCAGTTCGGGGGCGATCGGGCCGTCGTGCAGCAGCAGCACGTCCAGGTCGCTGCGCGGGGACAGCTCGCCCCGGCCGTAGCCGCCGACGGCGACCAGCGCGACGCCGGACGGCGGGGCTCCGGCGGCGGCGAGCAGCCCGGCCAGCCAGTCGTCGGTGAGCCGGGCGAGCGCGGCGCGGCGAGGGCGGCCGGCCAGCCCGGGCCGGTCGAGCAGCGCGGCCCGGGCCCCGGCGTAGGACGAGGGGTCGGAGGAGGGGATGGTCTCGGTGGTCATGCGCGGGGTCCCGTCCGTCGTGCGGGTTGATCCTGGACGCCCGTACGGCCGTGGCCAGGGCAGGCTCTGAGGGCCCGGGCGCCGGTACGCCGACCGGCGGACCCGCCCCCCGTGAGGGGCGGGCCCGCCGGATCGCTCAGTGCCTCACAGGGCGTCGGGTCCGCGTTCGCCGGTGCGGACCCGGACGGCGGTGTCGACCGGGATGCTCCACACCTTGCCGTCGCCGATCTTCCCGGTCCGGGCGGCCTTCACCAGGACGTCGATCAGGTCGTCGGCGTCCTCGTCCTCGACCAGGACCTCGATTCTGATCTTCGGTACCAGGTCCACGGTGTACTCGGCGCCCCGGTAGACCTCGGTGTGGCCGCGCTGGCGGCCGTAGCCGCTGGCCTCGGTGACGGTCAGGCCGTGGACCCCGAAGGCCTGCAGGGCGGCCTTCACCTCGTCCAGGCGGTACGGCTTGATCACGGCGGTGATGAGCTTCATCGGGCGTCGACCTCGGTCTTCTCGACGGACTGGGCAGTCTTCTCAGCAGTATCAGCAGTCTTCCCGGCAGGCTTCCCGCTCCCCGCCGCAGAGCCAGCCGCAGAGCCGGTCGCCGAGCCGAGGCCCAGGGACGGGAGCGCCCGGGCCAGGCCCGCGCCGACGGCACTGAAGTCGTAGGCGGACTCGGCGTGCTCGGCCTGGTCGATGCCGGCCACCTCGACCTCCTCGGCGACCCGGAAGCCGACCAGCTTGTCGACCGCCTTGGCCAGCAGCCAGGACAGCACGAAGGAGTACGCCGCGACCACCGCCACGCCCATCGCCTGCTTGCCGAGCTGCCCCAGCCCGCCGCCGTAGAACAGGCCCTTGGCGGTCTGGCCGACCCCGCCGGTGGCGAAGAGGCCGATCAGCAGCGAGCCGATCGCCCCGCCCACCGCGTGCACGCCGACCACGTCGAGCGAGTCGTCGAAGCCCCAGCGGTACTTGAGCGAGACGGCGGCGGCGCAGACCGCGCCCGCGATCAGGCCGATCGCCACCGCGCCGAGCGGGCTGACCGAGCCGCAGGCCGGGGTGATCGCGACCAGACCGGCCACCGCGCCGGAGGCGGCGCCCAGCGTGGTGAACGCGCC from Kitasatospora cathayae includes:
- a CDS encoding [protein-PII] uridylyltransferase: MTTETIPSSDPSSYAGARAALLDRPGLAGRPRRAALARLTDDWLAGLLAAAGAPPSGVALVAVGGYGRGELSPRSDLDVLLLHDGPIAPELPERIWYPVWDAGAKLDHSVRTPAEARAVAAADLKAQLGLLDARHLAGDAALTAALRSAVLTDWRASAPARLPELRELGRERADRHGELSFLLEPDLKEARGGLRDLVALDAVAATWLADAPRDGLDAAALRLADVRDALHLATGRATERLSLQDQDQVAERLGVLDADTLLRQVYEAARTIAYASDVTWRAVDRVLAARSGRGRRTGRPVFRFTGAGRGTGAVARGAVARRPLAEGVVEQDGEAVLAQAARPAADPVLPLRAAAAAAQNGLTVSYATVRRLAAECRPLPVPWPDEAREQLVTLLGAGEAAVPVWEALEAEGLVTRLLPDWERVRCRPQRNAVHRWTVDRHLVETAVRAAAMTRRVARPDLLLVAALLHDIGKGWPGDHSEAGEVIVRDLAARMGFPAEDAETLAVLVRHHLTLVDTATRRDPDDPATVETITKAVGTLPELELLHALTEADALATGPAAWSSWRASLVEGLVARAAAQLAGGGGAPVEAAPSAEQERLAVEAARTGAPALSLLAQAEGADPGVEPMGVELTLAVPDRPGLLGTVAGVLALHRLTVRSAGLRELDPIGAGPVLLLSWRVAAEFGELPEAARLRADLRRALDGSLDVSRRLAERDAAAPRRKGIPTPPPLVAVAPAVASATATVLEVRAHDAPGLLHRIGRALDGAGVRVRTAHVSTLGAEAVDSFYLTDPAGRPLTAGRAGEVAAAVRAALG
- a CDS encoding P-II family nitrogen regulator; translated protein: MKLITAVIKPYRLDEVKAALQAFGVHGLTVTEASGYGRQRGHTEVYRGAEYTVDLVPKIRIEVLVEDEDADDLIDVLVKAARTGKIGDGKVWSIPVDTAVRVRTGERGPDAL